Genomic window (Coleofasciculaceae cyanobacterium):
CGCCATCGGGAATTTTAAAAGTAATATCTTCAATTGCTGTAACCCGATCGAATTGACGCGTAATTCCCTGTAGACTGACTTGAGCCATAAACTATTTAAACTTCTACCATTAGACTGATTTTACAGCCTGTCAATTAAAGATACGTTGTACTAATAAGTTGCTAATTGTTGGCTTGATTTCCTAAGAGGTAATTATCATTTTCTAAAGCCGATGAATTTTCCCGAGAAGATACAGTTTGACCAAAAATCTGCCTTCTTGGTTCAGGTAGAGAAAAGTAAGTTAAATAAAAAAAACCAAATCTTACTTCATACTGCTAAACCAAATTTATTGTTCCGTATTCTAGCTATTATCTTAGCTTTTCCCCTGCTGATTATTTTAATGTTGATGAGTGTCTTATGTTCTGATCGACAATGGGAGCATTTTTGGGATGAAATGTTTTAGCTTTAATTATTAAGTGAAGAGACTAGACTCAAAAAATAGCGACAGAGATGATAAAAATCATCTAAATACTCAGGCATAAAGATTATAACCAGTTAACGCCAGCGAAGCCAATTAAGCTCAAAAATATAAGTTAATCTTGTTGATTTAAGAACACCGTTGTTAGAATAGCCTTGTTTTCTGGAAATACAAGATTTGCTGATGTCTAGAACTTCTGTTTCTGCCTTACGAGATGGAGTTATTCTAAACAATCGCTACCGAATTGTTAAGCAGATTGGTCGAGGTGGTTTTGGTAGAGCCTATTTAGCCGAAGATACTCATCGCTATCGAGAATTATGCGTTCTCAAAGAATTTGCTCCTCAAGTAGAAAGCGATCGCGAATTACGTCAGGCAGAAGATTTGTTTGAACGCGAAGCGGGAATACTATATAAGCTCAGCCACAAGCAAATTCCTAAGTTTGAGGCACTGCTGAGAACTCGCATTGATGGTAGGCGATCGCTTTTTTTGGTTCAAGAATATGTTGAGGGACAAAGCTATTGGCAACTGCTGAAGCGTCAGGGTAAACTCACCGAGACAGAAGTTACCAAGATGATCTGGGAATTACTTCCTGTCTTAGATTATATTCATGCTTCCAAATTAATCCATCGGGATATTTCTCCAGATAATTTGATTCGTCGAAATCTAGATGATCAGACTGTTTTAATTGATTTTGGCTGCGTTAAAATTGCTGCTAATGCGGTTTCTAAAACGACAGGGCATTCAATTACCATTATTGGCAAGAAAGGCTATTCCCCTGATGAGCAAATTCGCCGTGGTCAGGCTTTTGCCTGTAGCGATCTCTATTCATTAGCAGCAACTGCCATAGTTTTACTAACTGGCAAGCAACCAGACGAACTATATGATAGTCATCAAGGTCGCTGGGACTGGGAGTCTCAGGCAAAAGTAAGTCCTAGTTTAAAAAAATTATTAAACAAAATGCTGGCATATAAGCCATGCGATCGCTATCAGTCGGCTGACCGAGTACGTCAGGTGTTATCCAAAGAGAGAAATTCAGGCTTGAACAGCTTGATCTCTCATTTTCGTACTTTAATCGTCGCACCAGGCGATCGCCAAGCTGATTACCAGCCGAGCAGCTTTTCTTCTATAATAAGTAGTCATGTTTCTCGCTTTATTGGCGAGCCAAAGCGTATTTCTCGACAAATTACGCTTATTCCATCTCGGGCTGATTTTAGAAAAGCTAGACCTTGGCAATGGGGCCTAATTACCGCAGGAGTTCTCTTAATTCCTGGCTTGGTTAGCTTTGCCATCATTAAAAGTAGAATTGCTGCCACAGTTGTTTTCGATTTAAAGCGCAATTCTAACAATTCTGTTTTAAGCCAGAACGAGCAATATC
Coding sequences:
- a CDS encoding serine/threonine-protein kinase, with amino-acid sequence MSRTSVSALRDGVILNNRYRIVKQIGRGGFGRAYLAEDTHRYRELCVLKEFAPQVESDRELRQAEDLFEREAGILYKLSHKQIPKFEALLRTRIDGRRSLFLVQEYVEGQSYWQLLKRQGKLTETEVTKMIWELLPVLDYIHASKLIHRDISPDNLIRRNLDDQTVLIDFGCVKIAANAVSKTTGHSITIIGKKGYSPDEQIRRGQAFACSDLYSLAATAIVLLTGKQPDELYDSHQGRWDWESQAKVSPSLKKLLNKMLAYKPCDRYQSADRVRQVLSKERNSGLNSLISHFRTLIVAPGDRQADYQPSSFSSIISSHVSRFIGEPKRISRQITLIPSRADFRKARPWQWGLITAGVLLIPGLVSFAIIKSRIAATVVFDLKRNSNNSVLSQNEQYLQQKIYRRVKSLNLNAGAFYKQVDFAFHEQHPQLKGVQLTEKSEHQPYRKVWYQIANTLLKEQERRR